The Rhineura floridana isolate rRhiFlo1 chromosome 15, rRhiFlo1.hap2, whole genome shotgun sequence genome window below encodes:
- the LOC133370634 gene encoding sulfotransferase 2B1-like has product MYKGISFSALDCSVETLSYVENEFQLLDDDIVNVVYPKSGTHWMQEILGLIWRDGNPSWVQSLPVWERSPWIETDEGLKAALKYPSPRLLASHLPSHVFPKSFLHSKAKVIYTLRNPKDVLVSFYHFSKVSKGLKDPGTMEEFMEQFMSGNLPYGSWFDHVKGWMEMKDRPNVFFNTYEELQQDLRGRVERICCFLGKELNSQQIDSVVDNASFQKMKDNKMSNFSLLSESHIDHKKGKLMRKGISGDWKNHLTVAQSERFDRVYQEKMQGAKIPFPWD; this is encoded by the exons ATGTACAAGGGGATTTCTTTCTCTGCACTGGACTGCTCGGTGGAAACACTGAGCTATGTGGAAAATGAATTCCAGCTGTTGGACGACGATATAGTGAATGTTGTTTACCCCAAGTCAG GTACCCATTGGATGCAGGAGATCTTGGGCTTAATCTGGCGTGATGGGAACCCCTCGTGGGTTCAGAGTTTACCAGTGTGGGAACGGTCACCCTGGATTGAGACGGATGAGGGCCTGAAAGCAGCCTTGAAATATCCGTCACCCAGGCTCCTGGCTAGTCACCTGCCATCCCACGTTTTCCCCAAGTCCTTCCTCCACTCCAAGGCCAAG GTCATCTACACCCTGAGAAACCCTAAAGATGTGCTGGTCTCATTCTACCACTTCTCCAAGGTCTCTAAAGGACTCAAGGACCCTGGGACTATGGAAGAGTTCATGGAGCAGTTCATGAGTGGAAACT tgccttatggttcctggttTGACCACGTGAAAGGCTGGATGGAGATGAAGGACAGACCCAATGTCTTCTTCAACACCTATGAAGAACTACAGCAG GACCTGCGAGGGCGTGTTGAGAGGATCTGTTGCTTCCTTGGCAAAGAGCTCAACAGCCAACAAATCGACTCTGTGGTGGACAATGCCTCCTTCCAGAAGATGAAGGACAACAAGATGTCCAATTTTTCCTTACTTTCAGAGAGCCATATTGACCATAAGAAAGGAAAGCTCATGAGGAAAG GAATCTCTGGGGATTGGAAGAACCACCTGACCGTGGCACAGAGTGAACGCTTTGACCGGGTTTATCAGGAGAAAATGCAGGGTGCGAAGATTCCCTTTCCATGGGACTGA
- the LOC133370570 gene encoding sulfotransferase 2B1-like, with protein sequence MTYFMYKGISFPVVDYSLETLSYVENEFQLLDDDIVNVVYPKSGTHWMQEILGLIWHDGNPSWVQSLPVWERSPWIETDEGLKAALKYPSPRLLASHLPSHIFPKSFLHSKAKVIYTLRSPKDVLVSFYHFSKAFKGLKDPGTMEEFMEEFLSGNLPYGSWFDYVKGWVEMKDRPNVFFNTYEELQEDLRGSVERICCFLGKELNSQQIDSVVDNASFQKMKDNKMSNFSLVPESHFDHKKGKLMRKGISGDWKNHLTVAQSERFDRVYQEKMQGAKIPFPWD encoded by the exons ATGACTTATTTTATGTACAAGGGGATTTCTTTCCCTGTAGTTGACTACTCACTGGAAACACTCAGCTATGTGGAAAATGAATTCCAGCTGTTGGATGACGATATAGTGAATGTTGTTTACCCCAAGTCAG GTACCCATTGGATGCAGGAGATCTTGGGCTTAATCTGGCATGATGGGAACCCCTCGTGGGTTCAGAGTTTACCAGTGTGGGAACGGTCACCCTGGATTGAGACGGATGAGGGCCTGAAAGCAGCCTTGAAATATCCATCACCCAGGCTCCTGGCTAGTCACCTGCCATCCCACATTTTCCCCAAGTCCTTCCTCCACTCCAAGGCCAAG GTCATCTACACCCTGAGAAGCCCTAAAGATGTGCTGGTCTCATTCTACCACTTCTCCAAGGCCTTTAAAGGACTCAAGGACCCTGGGACTATGGAAGAGTTCATGGAGGAGTTCCTGAGTGGGAACC tgccttatggttcctggttTGACTACGTGAAAGGCTGGGTGGAGATGAAGGACAGACCCAATGTCTTCTTCAACACCTATGAAGAACTACAGGAG gaccTGCGAGGGAGTGTGGAGAGGATCTGTTGCTTCCTTGGCAAAGAGCTCAACAGCCAACAAATCGACTCTGTGGTGGACAATGCCTCCTTCCAGAAGATGAAGGACAACAAGATGTCCAACTTTTCCTTAGTCCCAGAGAGCCATTTTGACCATAAGAAAGGAAAGCTCATGAGGAAAG GAATCTCTGGGGATTGGAAGAACCACCTGACCGTGGCACAGAGTGAACGCTTTGACCGGGTTTATCAGGAGAAAATGCAGGGTGCGAAGATTCCCTTTCCATGGGACTGA